A window of the Bradyrhizobium diazoefficiens genome harbors these coding sequences:
- a CDS encoding MerR family transcriptional regulator — MIKATPRRRRWRIGELAEATGVTVRTLHHYEHTGLLSASERTDGGHRMYERESIQRVSQIRALRELGFSLNDIRTAMGGKTSLTDLLRKHLEQIELQVTRTTQLRDRLRNMTTGSDTQVSVHELPAALNAASRAEARPQTPRCTCALGVEREERWRKIRDELRDCVDRGEHPCSERAAAVALKARSLIEEIAGTDPAASTMLKVLARLSTPRNLAGWNHSLMQYLDLAMAALQDRH; from the coding sequence ATGATCAAAGCTACACCACGAAGGCGTCGATGGCGCATTGGAGAACTTGCGGAGGCGACCGGGGTAACGGTACGCACGCTGCATCACTACGAGCATACGGGTCTGCTCAGTGCGTCTGAACGCACGGACGGCGGTCACCGAATGTACGAACGCGAAAGCATTCAACGAGTGTCGCAAATTCGCGCCCTGCGCGAGCTTGGCTTCTCGCTGAATGATATTCGCACAGCAATGGGGGGCAAGACTTCACTTACTGACCTCCTGCGCAAGCATTTGGAGCAAATTGAGCTTCAGGTCACGCGCACGACCCAGTTGCGGGATCGTTTGCGAAACATGACGACGGGCTCTGACACGCAAGTCAGCGTGCATGAGCTGCCTGCTGCTCTGAATGCGGCTTCGCGCGCTGAAGCGCGCCCCCAGACTCCGCGATGCACGTGCGCGCTCGGCGTTGAGCGAGAAGAGCGCTGGCGAAAGATCCGGGATGAGCTGCGCGATTGCGTCGATCGTGGCGAGCACCCTTGCAGCGAGCGGGCCGCTGCCGTGGCGCTCAAGGCGCGCTCGCTCATCGAAGAAATTGCGGGGACTGACCCGGCGGCCTCAACCATGCTGAAAGTTCTCGCGCGACTGAGCACGCCGCGCAACCTGGCCGGCTGGAACCACAGCTTGATGCAGTACCTCGATCTCGCCATGGCCGCATTGCAGGATAGGCACTAA
- the folE gene encoding GTP cyclohydrolase I, with translation MRSTQAIRKRLLDAGVSFAPNANIAEHLRPGDIEVIQGEVERHMQAVLDALVIDTNRDHNSQGTAKRIAKMYVREVFAGRFEAAPEVTEFQNDSGLDEVYSLGPIAVRSACAHHLVPVTGRMWVGVLPGDKLIGISKFVRLANWILSRPHLQEEATVMLADELEGRLKPKGLAVVLKAQHQCMVWRGVRETETIMTTSIMRGAFRDSKAMRSEFMAQIRD, from the coding sequence ATGAGGTCAACGCAGGCAATTCGTAAACGCCTCCTCGATGCCGGCGTGTCGTTTGCGCCGAACGCCAACATCGCAGAACACCTGCGGCCTGGTGACATTGAGGTGATACAGGGCGAGGTCGAGCGGCACATGCAGGCCGTGCTGGATGCCTTGGTCATCGATACCAATCGCGACCACAACAGTCAGGGGACCGCGAAGCGAATTGCAAAAATGTACGTGCGCGAGGTGTTTGCCGGCCGCTTTGAGGCCGCCCCCGAGGTGACGGAGTTTCAGAACGACAGCGGCCTGGATGAGGTCTATTCGCTTGGCCCTATCGCAGTGCGTTCGGCGTGCGCCCACCACCTTGTACCCGTCACCGGCCGCATGTGGGTCGGCGTTCTGCCCGGTGACAAGCTGATCGGTATCAGCAAGTTTGTACGCCTCGCCAACTGGATCTTGTCGCGACCCCACCTGCAAGAGGAAGCCACCGTCATGCTGGCGGACGAGCTCGAGGGCCGTCTCAAGCCGAAGGGACTGGCCGTTGTCCTCAAGGCACAGCATCAGTGCATGGTCTGGCGCGGTGTCCGCGAAACGGAAACCATCATGACGACCAGCATCATGCGCGGAGCCTTCCGCGACAGCAAGGCAATGCGTAGCGAATTTATGGCACAGATCAGGGACTAG
- the nodB gene encoding chitooligosaccharide deacetylase NodB: MSATGARNVYLTFDDGPDPRWTASILDVLAEHGVPATFFVIGACAAAHPKLIQRIIAEGHEVGNHTMTHPDLSRCEPAEVQHEIQSASDVIRAICPEAPLRHIRAPYGIWTDQVRAMSTKAGLIPLHWSIDPRDWSRPGVAAIVEAVLASVRPGAVVLLHDGCPPVEREQAIDCGRDQTLEALSRLIPALGEQGFAICSLPQSH, encoded by the coding sequence GTGAGCGCCACCGGAGCTCGTAACGTTTATCTGACCTTTGACGACGGTCCGGATCCACGCTGGACGGCTTCTATTCTTGACGTTCTCGCGGAGCACGGCGTGCCGGCGACTTTCTTCGTCATCGGGGCGTGCGCGGCAGCTCATCCGAAGCTGATCCAACGAATAATCGCAGAAGGGCATGAAGTCGGAAACCACACGATGACTCATCCCGATCTCTCCAGATGCGAACCAGCTGAGGTGCAACATGAGATTCAGTCGGCGAGCGACGTCATCAGGGCAATTTGTCCCGAGGCGCCACTGCGGCACATACGTGCTCCGTACGGCATCTGGACTGACCAAGTACGTGCGATGTCAACCAAAGCCGGACTGATCCCCTTGCACTGGTCAATAGACCCGAGAGACTGGTCTCGTCCCGGGGTTGCGGCGATTGTTGAGGCAGTGCTGGCGTCGGTCCGGCCCGGTGCTGTTGTGCTCTTGCACGACGGATGTCCTCCCGTCGAGCGCGAACAAGCCATCGATTGCGGTCGCGATCAGACCCTCGAGGCGCTTTCCCGGCTTATTCCAGCATTGGGCGAGCAAGGGTTCGCCATCTGCTCACTTCCTCAATCTCATTGA
- a CDS encoding electron transfer flavoprotein subunit beta/FixA family protein: MHNVVCIKQVPDSAQIRVHPVTNTIMRQGVPTIINPYDLFALEAALDLRDKFGGEITVLTMGPPSAEDTLRKALTFGADRAVLLTDRCFAGADTLATTYALATAIRKIGKDYGQPDLIFTGKQTIDGDTAQVGPGIARRLAVQQLTYVAKIMTIDLTARTIEAERRSEGGSQVLRASLPSLITMMEATNQIRRGAMADALRAARAPIVKWNAQEAGVEDLAKCGLRGSPTVVKRVFAPSARAEKATLVEAAEQPAQALIDTIFKQKPKLETELAALARGS, encoded by the coding sequence ATGCACAATGTCGTCTGCATCAAGCAGGTCCCTGATTCCGCACAGATCCGCGTGCACCCTGTGACCAACACGATCATGCGCCAGGGCGTACCAACCATCATCAATCCTTACGACCTGTTCGCACTCGAAGCCGCGCTCGATCTGCGCGACAAGTTTGGTGGTGAGATCACCGTCCTTACAATGGGCCCACCGTCGGCCGAGGATACTCTACGGAAAGCCCTGACCTTTGGCGCCGATCGCGCGGTGCTGCTGACCGACCGTTGCTTCGCGGGTGCGGACACCCTGGCAACCACCTACGCGCTGGCAACCGCCATCCGCAAGATCGGCAAGGACTATGGCCAGCCTGACCTCATATTCACGGGCAAGCAGACGATCGATGGCGACACCGCGCAGGTCGGGCCAGGTATCGCAAGGCGGCTTGCTGTGCAACAGCTAACCTATGTTGCCAAGATCATGACTATCGATCTTACCGCGCGCACAATCGAAGCGGAGCGGCGCTCCGAGGGCGGCAGCCAGGTGCTGCGCGCAAGCCTGCCGTCGCTCATCACCATGATGGAGGCGACCAACCAGATTCGGCGCGGCGCAATGGCAGATGCTTTGCGCGCCGCTCGAGCGCCTATTGTAAAATGGAATGCCCAGGAGGCTGGTGTCGAGGATCTCGCCAAATGCGGTCTCAGAGGCTCGCCCACCGTTGTCAAACGCGTCTTCGCGCCCTCGGCGCGGGCTGAGAAGGCGACGCTCGTAGAGGCGGCCGAGCAGCCGGCGCAGGCGTTGATCGACACCATTTTCAAGCAGAAGCCCAAGCTTGAAACCGAGCTCGCCGCTCTGGCCCGAGGCTCATGA
- a CDS encoding LysR family transcriptional regulator — MRFKGLDLNLLVALDALMTERNLTAAARRINLSQPAMSAAVGRLRSYFRDDLFAMRGRELVPTPRAEGLAGPIREALLHIQLSIISRDAFNPALSDRRFRIGVSDFVMVVFFQAIVERVAREAPGVAFEFLPLADDPDELLQRGEIDFLILPEMYMSRSHPRATLFEEKLVCVGCRTNKLLSRQLTFEKYMSMGHVAAKFGRTRRPSIEEWFLIEHGLKRRLEVVVQSFSMIPPMLLGTGRIGTMPSLLARHFGKTTPLRIVDLPLPIPSFSEAVQWPALHNTDPASIWMRTILLEQASRMPSARATAATRKAMVEYSPSK; from the coding sequence ATGCGCTTCAAAGGGCTTGATCTGAACCTTCTCGTGGCGCTCGACGCTCTCATGACGGAGCGCAACCTCACCGCGGCTGCGCGCAGAATCAACCTGAGCCAGCCGGCTATGAGCGCCGCGGTGGGCCGTCTGCGATCCTACTTTCGCGACGATCTATTTGCGATGAGGGGTCGAGAACTCGTCCCGACCCCACGCGCTGAGGGACTCGCCGGCCCAATTCGCGAAGCCCTGCTGCACATCCAGCTCTCCATCATTTCGCGGGATGCGTTCAATCCAGCTCTATCGGATCGACGGTTCAGGATCGGCGTTTCCGACTTCGTCATGGTCGTGTTTTTTCAGGCCATCGTGGAGAGGGTCGCACGAGAAGCTCCAGGTGTGGCGTTCGAATTTCTGCCGCTCGCCGACGACCCCGATGAGCTTCTCCAGCGCGGTGAGATTGACTTTCTTATCTTGCCGGAAATGTACATGTCGCGCTCCCATCCAAGGGCGACGCTATTCGAGGAGAAACTCGTATGCGTGGGGTGCCGGACCAACAAGCTGCTTTCACGCCAGCTGACGTTCGAGAAATACATGTCGATGGGACACGTAGCAGCCAAATTCGGGCGTACGCGAAGGCCTTCGATCGAGGAATGGTTCTTGATTGAGCACGGTCTCAAGCGACGCCTCGAGGTTGTCGTGCAGAGCTTCAGCATGATTCCGCCCATGCTCTTGGGCACTGGTCGTATAGGCACGATGCCATCGTTGCTGGCCAGGCATTTCGGAAAGACGACGCCCCTGCGGATAGTCGATCTTCCGCTGCCAATTCCGTCTTTCAGCGAGGCGGTCCAATGGCCGGCCCTTCACAATACCGATCCGGCAAGCATCTGGATGAGGACAATATTGTTGGAGCAAGCCTCGCGCATGCCTTCGGCGCGCGCGACTGCAGCAACTCGCAAGGCCATGGTAGAGTATTCGCCTTCCAAGTGA
- a CDS encoding branched-chain amino acid ABC transporter substrate-binding protein, whose protein sequence is MSIHGAISLAAIPLLALMSAASAADINIAVAGPMTGSNAALGAQMRDGAAAAVDDLNASGLLPGTKVVLSIADDACDPKQAVVVANRLATDQVKLVVGHFCSSSSIPASNVYDEAQLVQISPGSTNPALTERGIKSVFRICGRDDQQGVVAAEYIGRHFPNTKIAVLDDRSTAGKGIADVVARHLREQGISDVKRQSYVAGEKDYMALVSRMKADGIKLAYIGGYYNEIGLIVRQASDAGADMTVMANDPLMTHDFAMIAGKAGNGTLFTFMPDPTRNVDAASVVARLKASNRSAEGYSLYAYAAVQAWAQAAKRAGTFDSMKVAATLHSQPIDTVIGVVRFDAKGDNSAPGFIVYRWQDNMVEQAE, encoded by the coding sequence ATGTCAATCCATGGCGCCATTTCTCTCGCAGCTATTCCACTCCTTGCTTTGATGTCCGCTGCATCTGCGGCCGACATCAATATTGCTGTGGCAGGACCGATGACTGGAAGCAATGCTGCGCTTGGAGCGCAGATGCGAGATGGTGCCGCTGCCGCCGTCGATGATTTGAATGCGTCAGGCCTCCTTCCAGGAACGAAGGTCGTGTTGAGCATCGCCGACGACGCGTGCGATCCCAAGCAGGCCGTCGTAGTTGCCAATCGGCTTGCAACAGATCAGGTCAAGTTGGTTGTTGGCCACTTTTGTTCGTCTTCGTCGATACCAGCTTCCAACGTTTACGACGAGGCGCAACTTGTTCAGATATCACCCGGATCCACGAATCCTGCGCTCACAGAGCGTGGCATCAAATCCGTGTTTCGCATCTGTGGCCGCGACGACCAGCAAGGTGTCGTGGCAGCCGAATATATCGGCCGGCATTTCCCCAACACCAAGATTGCCGTACTCGACGACAGGAGCACCGCCGGCAAAGGCATTGCCGATGTCGTCGCGAGGCATCTTCGGGAGCAAGGGATCTCGGATGTCAAGCGACAAAGCTATGTGGCCGGGGAGAAGGACTACATGGCTCTGGTTTCGAGGATGAAAGCGGACGGAATCAAACTTGCTTACATCGGCGGCTACTACAATGAGATCGGGCTGATCGTGCGTCAGGCCTCAGACGCAGGTGCAGATATGACCGTGATGGCCAACGATCCGCTGATGACCCACGATTTTGCGATGATCGCGGGCAAAGCCGGAAACGGAACACTATTCACCTTTATGCCGGACCCCACCAGGAATGTTGACGCGGCGAGCGTCGTGGCACGACTCAAGGCCTCCAACCGTTCTGCAGAAGGTTACTCGCTTTACGCCTATGCCGCTGTCCAGGCATGGGCGCAAGCCGCAAAACGCGCCGGCACTTTTGATTCGATGAAGGTGGCAGCTACGCTTCATTCGCAGCCAATCGACACGGTGATCGGGGTCGTCCGGTTCGACGCCAAGGGAGACAATTCGGCTCCCGGCTTCATTGTCTACCGTTGGCAAGACAACATGGTCGAACAGGCCGAGTGA
- the queE gene encoding 7-carboxy-7-deazaguanine synthase QueE, translating to MLPINEIFETIQGEACKAGTPSVFVRLQACPVRCPWCDTKHTWFVDPERRVSIADMMIKTEDTNTWAMMSPEDVLLAVQAFSARHVVITGGEPALYDLRPLTTLLVGSGFSVQLETSGTQAIQANPYTWVTVSPKVGMPGRRSVLAETLRRANEIKHPVGKPGDIQNLLSLPIDHALKPEIWLQPLSQSPKATELCIREATARNWRVSIQMQKFIGVR from the coding sequence GTGCTGCCGATCAACGAAATATTTGAAACCATCCAGGGGGAAGCCTGCAAGGCGGGCACACCGTCCGTGTTCGTACGGTTGCAGGCATGCCCGGTCAGGTGTCCGTGGTGCGACACCAAGCACACCTGGTTCGTCGATCCAGAGCGGCGGGTCTCGATAGCCGATATGATGATCAAGACCGAGGACACCAACACCTGGGCCATGATGTCGCCGGAGGACGTCCTGCTCGCGGTGCAGGCGTTCAGCGCCCGACATGTCGTGATTACGGGTGGCGAGCCCGCGCTGTATGACCTGCGGCCACTGACCACGCTGCTCGTCGGTTCCGGATTCTCGGTGCAGTTGGAAACATCGGGCACCCAAGCCATTCAGGCGAATCCCTACACATGGGTGACGGTCAGCCCGAAAGTTGGCATGCCGGGTAGGCGGTCCGTTCTGGCTGAAACCTTGCGGCGTGCCAATGAGATCAAACACCCGGTGGGCAAGCCTGGCGACATCCAAAACCTGCTGAGCCTCCCTATCGATCACGCGCTCAAGCCAGAGATATGGCTACAACCTTTGAGCCAAAGCCCGAAGGCGACGGAGCTGTGCATCCGAGAGGCAACTGCACGCAACTGGCGCGTTAGCATCCAGATGCAGAAGTTTATCGGCGTGCGATGA
- a CDS encoding helix-turn-helix transcriptional regulator: protein MDLFNFIECAKATHSIKVLFDLLVSCASEKGFSEVAYGALTFAEGCGLPEYLPSAVTVTFPPDWCGRYVERKYRVIDPVVRRAPTLSRPFLWDQLAKKCQLQPSEQRVLAEAKEAGLKHGMSVPLYGPLGQVALASFASPFDDADPQCQMSHLNVLAWHFHIALAEISRPSVSGSNCEVALSEREKDCLRWVGEGKSSWEIGKILEVSENTVNFHLKNAIRKLGTSNRTHGIAKAIRQNLI from the coding sequence ATGGATCTTTTCAATTTCATCGAATGCGCCAAGGCAACGCACTCCATCAAGGTCTTGTTCGACCTTCTCGTAAGCTGCGCAAGCGAGAAAGGCTTCAGTGAAGTCGCTTATGGAGCCCTCACCTTCGCGGAGGGATGTGGTCTGCCCGAGTATCTGCCCTCTGCGGTGACGGTGACCTTCCCGCCCGATTGGTGCGGCCGGTACGTTGAGCGCAAGTACCGTGTCATCGATCCGGTGGTACGACGGGCACCAACGCTTTCGCGGCCTTTCCTGTGGGATCAACTTGCCAAGAAATGTCAATTGCAACCCAGCGAGCAGCGCGTACTCGCAGAGGCCAAAGAGGCAGGTCTGAAGCACGGTATGAGCGTGCCGTTGTACGGACCATTGGGGCAAGTGGCTCTGGCATCCTTTGCATCCCCGTTCGACGATGCTGATCCGCAGTGCCAGATGAGCCATCTCAACGTACTAGCCTGGCACTTCCACATTGCCCTTGCCGAGATCTCGCGCCCCTCCGTTAGCGGCTCAAATTGCGAAGTTGCACTGTCTGAGCGGGAAAAGGATTGCTTGCGATGGGTGGGAGAGGGCAAGTCCTCCTGGGAAATAGGCAAGATACTCGAGGTGAGCGAGAATACGGTCAACTTCCATCTCAAGAACGCGATACGAAAGCTCGGTACTTCAAACCGGACCCACGGAATTGCAAAGGCGATTCGCCAAAACCTCATTTGA
- a CDS encoding DUF7694 domain-containing protein: protein MCFVKDLFWDEEECVMQLHPPYSQYVNNSRYCLHLWKPIRENIPRPPASFIGVVGLGPSEAASLLARMRARS, encoded by the coding sequence ATGTGCTTCGTCAAGGACCTGTTTTGGGATGAAGAGGAATGCGTCATGCAGCTGCACCCGCCTTATTCGCAATATGTGAACAACAGCAGGTACTGCCTGCACCTCTGGAAGCCCATTCGTGAGAACATTCCAAGGCCGCCGGCATCCTTCATAGGCGTCGTCGGCCTCGGACCGTCCGAGGCGGCGTCGCTGTTGGCACGAATGAGAGCACGTTCGTGA
- a CDS encoding NodA family N-acyltransferase — protein sequence MNIAISNDTGVFSTHSKVRWRVCWENELELAEHIELSEFFRKTYGPTGEFNAKPFEGGRSWAGARPELRVIGYDANGIAAHISALRRFIKVGEVDLLVAELGLYGVRPDLEGLGITHSMRVMYPLLQQLGVPFGFGAVRPALQKHVTKLVGRQGLATILPGVSVRSTRPDIHMDLPPTRTDHDLVVLVFPIGRPISDWPAGTMIDRNGPEL from the coding sequence ATGAACATTGCCATATCCAACGATACAGGAGTGTTCTCCACGCACTCCAAAGTGCGGTGGAGGGTGTGCTGGGAAAACGAGCTAGAACTTGCCGAACACATCGAACTGTCCGAGTTCTTTCGCAAGACATACGGGCCCACCGGTGAATTCAATGCAAAACCGTTCGAAGGCGGACGAAGCTGGGCCGGCGCGAGGCCTGAGCTTCGTGTCATCGGCTACGATGCAAACGGCATAGCAGCTCACATCAGCGCACTCCGCCGCTTCATCAAGGTCGGAGAGGTCGACCTGCTCGTGGCCGAGCTGGGATTGTATGGCGTACGTCCGGATCTGGAGGGGCTGGGGATCACGCACTCAATGCGGGTGATGTATCCGCTGCTGCAGCAGCTCGGCGTTCCGTTTGGCTTTGGGGCTGTCCGGCCGGCCTTGCAGAAGCATGTGACCAAGTTGGTCGGCCGTCAGGGTCTCGCAACGATTTTGCCGGGAGTGAGCGTGCGCTCAACTCGGCCGGATATTCATATGGACCTGCCGCCGACCCGTACCGACCACGATTTGGTGGTTCTGGTCTTCCCAATCGGACGTCCGATAAGCGATTGGCCGGCCGGGACCATGATCGACCGGAACGGGCCAGAGCTGTGA
- a CDS encoding transglutaminase-like cysteine peptidase produces MPTIAVSAARHLKLDRPTLAPMAYTMFCLRYQDECRARLLFRGGPVHLTEARWADLKEANQTVNSAIIPEASEPGPPVEAWLIDPERGDCNDYAVSKRHKLLQRGWPPRALLLAEVVTTSGQHHLVLVVRTKSGDLVLDNLTPQIRSWSHAPYRWVRVQSPGDPRYWRTIAQRGE; encoded by the coding sequence ATGCCGACGATCGCGGTGTCGGCGGCTCGGCACCTCAAGCTTGACCGTCCGACGCTCGCTCCTATGGCATACACCATGTTCTGCCTGCGCTATCAGGATGAATGCCGCGCCCGCCTCCTGTTTCGCGGCGGTCCGGTCCACCTGACCGAGGCACGGTGGGCAGATTTGAAAGAAGCCAACCAGACCGTGAACAGCGCCATTATCCCGGAAGCCAGTGAACCCGGTCCCCCGGTGGAAGCCTGGCTCATTGATCCGGAGCGCGGCGACTGCAACGACTACGCCGTCAGCAAGCGCCACAAGCTTCTACAGCGTGGATGGCCGCCGCGAGCGCTACTGCTCGCCGAGGTCGTGACGACCTCGGGCCAACATCACCTAGTTCTGGTGGTACGGACGAAGAGCGGCGACCTCGTGCTGGACAATCTGACTCCGCAGATCCGATCGTGGTCGCACGCTCCCTATCGCTGGGTTCGCGTTCAGTCGCCAGGCGATCCGCGATATTGGCGTACTATCGCGCAGCGCGGCGAGTAA
- a CDS encoding 6-pyruvoyl trahydropterin synthase family protein translates to MAYLSTKTYGHEVGLSATFRQWRAKSHCRLLHGYSLSFRFEFEANTLDDKNWVVDFGGLKELRAILEGTFDHKTVVAADDPELEWFREAARRGLADIVVLPAVGCEKFAEHVYRVGSNWLLEKGLAPRCRLVSVEVKEHGANSAIYREAGRAADQRNI, encoded by the coding sequence GTGGCATACTTATCGACGAAGACATACGGACATGAGGTCGGCCTATCTGCCACGTTTCGCCAGTGGCGCGCGAAGTCGCACTGTCGCCTGCTGCACGGCTATTCGCTGTCGTTTCGTTTCGAATTCGAAGCCAACACTTTGGACGACAAGAATTGGGTCGTCGATTTTGGCGGCCTCAAGGAGCTGAGGGCGATCCTCGAAGGCACGTTTGACCACAAGACAGTCGTAGCCGCGGACGATCCCGAGCTTGAGTGGTTCCGCGAAGCCGCACGGCGCGGCTTGGCGGACATCGTTGTCCTACCGGCAGTCGGCTGTGAAAAATTTGCCGAACACGTCTATCGCGTCGGCAGCAACTGGCTGCTCGAGAAAGGACTTGCTCCGCGTTGCCGGCTGGTCTCAGTCGAAGTGAAGGAGCACGGCGCGAACAGCGCCATCTATCGGGAGGCAGGCCGTGCTGCCGATCAACGAAATATTTGA
- the nifA gene encoding nif-specific transcriptional activator NifA yields MLNIASAHERSDSVSETSQTVPIVTLHESAVVGIFEISKILTAPCRLELTLANVVDILHSFVQMRHGIVSLFDHDGQPDVTVGVGWTEGSDEQYRMRLPPRAIDQIVATDMPLVAEDIAVHSAFTTADLQVLGATDNARVSFIGVPIRIDAKAVGALTIDRVLDDSSSVRLEYDVRLLTMIANLVGQTVKLHRLFATDRERLMAEKDRLQKQLAEIQQPARERKKVNVEGIIGDSPALRALLDKIAVVARSNSTVLLRGESGTGKELVAKAIHALSARSKRPFIKLNCAALPETVLESELFGHEKGAFTGAFSSRKGRFELADKGTLFLDEIGEISPSFQAKLLRVLQEQEFERVGSNQTMKVDVRVIAATNRNLEEAVANNAFRADLYYRVSVVPLLLPPLRERRSDIPLLAAEFLRNFNSENGRTLTFDQSATDVLMNCGFPGNVRELENCVQRTATLAPGPSICRDDFACCHGQCLSAMLWKGGSEDVPQHARPTCAGVPKPNSAGAEAGRSAAGAVSPVRDEQVGLGPAGAALVSTGQMTDPERVLAAMERSGWVQAKAARLLGVTPRQIGYALRKYGIEIKRF; encoded by the coding sequence ATGTTGAACATCGCTTCCGCACACGAAAGGTCCGACTCAGTGTCGGAGACGAGCCAAACCGTTCCCATTGTGACACTGCACGAAAGCGCGGTTGTCGGGATCTTCGAAATCTCGAAGATACTCACCGCCCCCTGCCGGCTCGAGCTCACGTTGGCCAACGTCGTGGATATTCTGCATTCGTTTGTTCAGATGCGGCACGGCATCGTCTCGCTCTTCGACCATGATGGCCAGCCAGACGTTACGGTCGGCGTCGGCTGGACCGAAGGCAGCGACGAGCAGTATCGGATGCGCCTGCCACCGAGAGCAATCGATCAGATCGTGGCGACAGACATGCCGCTCGTCGCCGAGGACATTGCAGTCCATTCGGCGTTCACTACGGCCGACCTCCAAGTGCTCGGTGCCACCGATAACGCACGGGTGTCGTTCATCGGTGTTCCCATTCGGATCGACGCAAAAGCCGTTGGCGCGCTGACCATCGACCGTGTTCTGGACGACAGCTCAAGCGTACGACTCGAATACGACGTGAGACTTCTCACCATGATCGCCAATCTGGTCGGGCAGACCGTGAAGCTGCATCGGCTCTTTGCGACAGACCGCGAGCGACTGATGGCGGAAAAGGATCGATTGCAAAAGCAATTGGCCGAGATCCAGCAACCCGCGCGCGAGCGCAAGAAGGTCAATGTGGAAGGCATTATTGGCGATAGTCCGGCGCTGCGCGCGCTGCTCGACAAGATCGCTGTGGTTGCCAGATCGAATAGCACGGTCCTGCTGCGCGGCGAATCCGGTACCGGGAAGGAGCTGGTGGCCAAGGCTATTCACGCCCTATCGGCGCGCTCCAAGCGGCCGTTCATCAAGCTCAACTGTGCGGCGCTTCCCGAGACGGTTCTGGAGTCCGAATTGTTCGGCCATGAGAAAGGTGCTTTTACCGGCGCCTTTAGTTCACGCAAGGGGCGCTTTGAGCTGGCCGACAAGGGTACGCTGTTTCTGGACGAGATCGGCGAGATCTCGCCCTCGTTTCAGGCAAAGCTGCTGCGCGTCCTGCAGGAGCAGGAATTCGAGCGTGTCGGCAGCAATCAGACCATGAAAGTCGACGTTCGCGTAATTGCCGCTACAAACAGAAATCTGGAGGAGGCGGTCGCAAATAACGCGTTCCGCGCTGACCTCTATTACCGTGTGAGCGTGGTTCCTTTGCTGCTGCCGCCCTTGCGCGAAAGGCGCAGCGACATTCCGCTGCTCGCCGCGGAGTTTCTCAGGAATTTCAACAGCGAAAATGGCCGCACGTTGACGTTCGATCAAAGTGCGACGGACGTCCTGATGAATTGCGGGTTTCCGGGTAACGTCCGCGAACTCGAAAATTGCGTGCAGCGGACAGCGACCCTTGCCCCAGGACCTTCGATCTGCAGAGACGACTTCGCCTGCTGCCATGGCCAGTGCCTTTCGGCGATGCTGTGGAAGGGGGGATCTGAAGACGTGCCGCAGCATGCACGCCCAACTTGCGCAGGGGTCCCGAAGCCGAACAGCGCCGGCGCTGAAGCTGGTCGGTCGGCCGCCGGCGCTGTCTCGCCTGTCCGGGACGAGCAGGTTGGGCTTGGGCCAGCCGGCGCCGCACTCGTAAGTACCGGACAGATGACCGATCCCGAGCGCGTCCTCGCGGCCATGGAGCGATCGGGTTGGGTTCAGGCAAAGGCGGCGCGCCTACTTGGCGTTACGCCCCGCCAGATTGGCTACGCGCTGAGGAAATACGGTATCGAGATCAAGCGGTTCTGA